Proteins from a single region of Nomia melanderi isolate GNS246 chromosome 9, iyNomMela1, whole genome shotgun sequence:
- the Sap-r gene encoding prosaposin isoform X1, translating to MKILIALCATLAVCTAKSIITAEGPTDFHLLGKNECTWGPSYWCENIKTAAECNTTKECIRIKWNHMKVPEDNDSVCNVCKDMVQQARDQLESNQTQQDLKAVFEGSCKLIHLKPIVKECVSIVDQFIPELVETLASQMNPSVVCSVAGLCNSAHIDKLLEKYEQPTSKVADMRSHSLEKDEFEPDECTKCYTVAAHMEHKLRSTPRDQMLKQLLNVCADFSTFSDACSAIIVSYFDTIHDHLRGNFNPQNICHLSGQCNARFHKHDESDVSPKVEIRPLSSVGMVDVSDDLPCKLCEQLVGHLKDLLVANTTEAEFHQVLDGLCKQTKSFADECTSIVDEYYPQIYEYLTKGLNSNAICQMTSLCPAPGRSVQSEPIWPLLPHNVNVARLLQNSNDNVNTKKFEELSASEKQLPIERMMPFPFAQAPVEDSKSCALCGYVLHQIQESLTNPVTEDKVKDVVESVCKRFPDAINRECQEFIETYGDAIVAILVQEIDPSTVCPMLHLCPSPSFMALWRSIPGKYVVEEKTRKPSCPMCLLAISEVYNVIKDNKTEAHIKDALEKACSHLLPSLSSECQDLVDGYSKELIEMLLADLTPQEVCVYIKLCDPPSRSEVKEMFVTDKNGEILTNEIPDIVSPNANIWTENKNKVTSESLRTNIAAFSFNNGHLGERQKRSIHARATPSCTTCKLIIRAVDKKVGSDKTKSNIENAMVSACNHVKAVSHECQQLADKHGDYIINAFVTHARSNTICSALNLCESADEDAMTGNELESKEQQRERISISGLFKLCPHLIDYIAHRVGADKSKPHIEHLMHEGCDHLPHALSGRCGNFITKHGDQIIHAVAEGSEDAVCAAIEERSSLSVVPATQEDEEFRGIQEDSARGARSVVGCLACEALVDLLEHEIGTDRSRDRIKNALNGACGRIGRFSGDCESLVQNHADELIDAISNGGHAKDVCKFAKACRRSARNADLQGNELESKEQQRERISISGLFKLCPHLIDYIAHRVGADKSKPHIEHLMHEGCDHLPHALSGRCGNFITKHGDQIIHAVAEGSEDAVCAAIEERSSLSVVPATQEDEEFRGIQEDSARGARSVVGCLACEALVDLLEHEIGTDRSRDRIKNALNGACGRIGRFSGDCESLVQNHADELIDAISNGGHAKDVCKFAKACRRSARNADLQGNELESKEQQRERISISGLFKLCPHLIDYIAHRVGADKSKPHIEHLMHEGCDHLPHALSGRCGNFITKHGDQIIHAVAEGSEDAVCAAIEERSSLSVVPATQEDEEFRGIQEDSARGARSVVGCLACEALVDLLEHEIGTDRSRDRIKNALNGACGRIGRFSGDCESLVQNHADELIDAISNGGHAKDVCKFAKACRRSARNADLQGNELESKEQQRERISISGLFKLCPHLIDYIAHRVGADKSKPHIEHLMHEGCDHLPHALSGRCGNFITKHGDQIIHAVAEGSEDAVCAAIEERSSLSVVPATQEDEEFRGIQEDSARGARSVVGCLACEALVDLLEHEIGTDRSRDRIKNALNGACGRIGRFSGDCESLVQNHADELIDAISNGGHAKDVCKFAKACRRSARNADLQGNELESKEQQRERISISGLFKLCPHLIDYIAHRVGADKSKPHIEHLMHEGCDHLPHALSGRCGNFITKHGDQIIHAVAEGSEDAVCAAIEERSSLSVVPATQEDEEFRGIQEDSARGARSVVGCLACEALVDLLEHEIGTDRSRDRIKNALNGACGRIGRFSGDCESLVQNHADELIDAISNGGHAKDVCKFAKACRRSARNADLQGNELESKEQQRERISISGLFKLCPHLIDYIAHRVGADKSKPHIEHLMHEGCDHLPHALSGRCGNFITKHGDQIIHAVAEGSEDAVCAAIEERSSLSVVPATQEDEEFRGIQEDSARGARSVVGCLACEALVDLLEHEIGTDRSRDRIKNALNGACGRIGRFSGDCESLVQNHADELIDAISNGGHAKDVCKFAKACRRSARNADLQGNELESKEQQRERISISGLFKLCPHLIDYIAHRVGADKSKPHIEHLMHEGCDHLPHALSGRCDNFITKHGDQIIHAVAEGSEDAVCAAIEERSSLSVVPATQEDEEFRGIQEDSARGARSVVGCLACEALVDLLEHEIGTDRSRDRIKNALNGACGRIGRFSGDCESLVQNHADELIDAISNGGHAKDVCKFAKACRRSARNADLQGNELESKEQQRERISISGLFKLCPHLIDYIAHRVGADKSKPHIEHLMHEGCDHLPHALSGRCGNFITKHGDQIIHAVAEGSEDAVCAAIEERSSLSVVPATQEDEEFRGIQEDSARGARSVVGCLACEALVDLLEHEIGTDRSRDRIKNALNGACGRIGRFSGDCESLVQNHADDLIDAISNGGHAKDVCKFAKACRRSARNADLQGNELESKEQQRERISISGLFKLCPHLIDYIAHRVGADKSKPHIEHLMHEGCDHLPHALSGRCGNFITKHGDQIIHAVAEGSEDAVCAAIEERSSLSVVPATQEDEEFRGIQEDSARGARSVVGCLACEALVDLLEHEIGTDRSRDRIKNALNGACGRIGRFSGDCESLVQNHADELIDAISNGGHAKDVCKFAKACRRSARNADLQGNELESKEQQRERISISGLFKLCPHLIDYIAHRVGADKSKPHIEHLMHEGCDHLPHALSGRCGNFITKHGDQIIHAVAEGSEDAVCAAIEERSSLSVVPATQEDEEFRGIQEDSARGARSVVGCLACEALVDLLEHEIGTDRSRDRIKNALNGACGRIGRFSGDCESLVQNHADELIDAISNGGHAKDVCKFAKACRRSARNADLQGNELESKEQQRERISISGLFKLCPHLIDYIAHRVGADKSKPHIEHLMHEGCDHLPHALSGRCDNFITKHGDQIIHAVAEGSEDAVCAAIEERSSLSVVPATQEDEEFRGIQEDSARGARSVVGCLACEALVDLLEHEIGTDRSRDRIKNALNGACGRIGRFSGDCESLVQNHADDLIDAISNGGHAKDVCKFAKACRRSARNADLQGNELESKEQQRERISISGLFKLCPHLIDYIAHRVGADKSKPHIEHLMHEGCDHLPHALSGRCGNFITKHGDQIIHAVAEGSEDAVCAAIEERSSLSVVPATQEDEEFRGIQEDSARGARSVVGCLACEALVDLLEHEIGTDRSRDRIKNALNGACGRIGRFSGDCESLVQNHADELIDAISNGGHAKDVCKFAKACRRSARNADLQGNELESKEQQRERISISGLFKLCPHLIDYIAHRVGADKSKPHIEHLMHEGCDHLPHALSGRCGNFITKHGDQIIHAVAEGSEDAVCAAIEERSSLSVVPATQEDEEFRGIQEDSARGARSVVGCLACEALVDLLEHEIGTDRSRDRIKNALNGACGRIGRFSGDCESLVQNHADELIDAISNGGHAKDVCKFAKACRRSARNADLQGNELVSKELQRERLILGGLFDLCPPLIDYIARRVGADKSKPHIEHLMHEGCDHLPQVVSGRCDIFINKHGDQIISAVAEGSEYAVCAAIEEGIVLAVAPKRSNRQSLRQNAVLGKDKCTWGPAYWCSSDEHARECGAVQYCRKQSLRQSPALGKDKCTWGPAYWCSSDEHARECGTVEYCQKHSLRQSPALGKDKCTWGPAYWCSSDEHARECGTVEYCRRQSLRQSPVLGKDKCTWGPSYWCSSDEHARECGTVEYCRRQSLRQSPVLGKDKCTWGPSYWCSSDEHARECGLVEYCKGEALGKNKCTWGPSYWCSSDENARLCGTVEYCRKQSLRQSTALGKDKCTWGPSYWCSSDEHARNCGTVEYCKNEALGKNKCTWGPSYWCSSDENAQQCGTVEYCQKQELGRDKCTWGPSYWCASDENARQCGVVGYCKQ from the exons GTCAATGCAATGCAAGATTTCACAAACATGATGAATCTGATGTG AGTCCTAAAGTTGAAATTAGGCCACTCTCAAGCGTCGGTATGGTTGATGTTAGCGATGATTTACCATGTAAATTGTGTGAGCAACTCGTGGGACATTTAAAAGATCTTCTGGTAGCTAATACCACAGAAGCAGAATTTCATCAAGTCTTAGACGGATTATGTAAACAAACCAAATCATTTGCAGATGAG TGTACTTCCATTGTTGATGAATATTATCCACAAATTTATGAGTATCTTACAAAAGGATTGAATAGTAATGCTATATGTCAAATGACTAGTTTATGTCCTGCTCCAGGAAGATCCGTACAG TCTGAACCAATTTGGCCTCTGTTGCCTCACAATGTAAATGTGGCACGCCTTCTCCAAAACTCAAATGACAATGTGAACACTAAGAAATTTGAGGAACTAAGTGCATCAGAAAAACAGTTACCTATTGAAAGAATGATGCCTTTTCCTTTCGCACAAGCTCCAGTAGAAGACTCAAAATCGTGTGCCCTTTGCGGGTATGTGTTACATCAAATTCAAGAATCTTTGACAAATCCTGTTACAGAg GATAAGGTGAAAGATGTGGTAGAAAGTGTATGTAAGCGTTTTCCTGATGCTATAAATCGCGAATGTCAAGAATTTATAGAAACTTACGGAGATGCTATTGTTGCTATATTAGTTCAAGAAATTGATCCTTCTACt GTGTGTCCAATGTTACATTTATGTCCCTCGCCAAGCTTTATGGCATTATGGCGAAGTATTCCTGGAAAATATGTTGTGGAAGAAAAGACGCGCAAACCTAGTTGTCCAATGTGTTTGCTCGCCATATCCGAAGTTTATAATGTcattaaagataataaaaccgAG GCTCACATAAAGGATGCGTTAGAAAAGGCCTGTAGTCATTTACTTCCAAGTCTGTCCTCAGAATGTCAAGATTTGGTAGATGGATACAGCAAAGAGCTTATAGAAATGTTACTTGCAGACTTGACACCCCAAGAAGTGTGTgtttatattaaactttgtgaTCCACCTAGCAGATCGGAAGTGAAGGAAATGTTTGTTACCGATAAAAATGGCGAAATCC taACTAATGAGATACCAGACATAGTATCACCGAATGCTAACATATGGACGGAGAATAAGAACAAAGTCACTTCCGAATCAT TACGTACGAATATAGCAGCATTTTCATTCAACAACGGACACCTGGGGGAAAGGCAAAAGAGAAGTATCCATGCACGAGCGACACCTTCGTGTACTACCTGCAAACTAATTATCAGAGCTGTCGATAAGAAAGTTGGAAGTGataaaacaaaatcaaatataGAAAACGCTATGGTTTCTGCATGCAACCACGTTAAGGCTGTTTCACATGAATGTCAGCAGCTGGCGGATAAGCACGGAGACTATATAATTAATGCTTTCGTTACGCATGCTCGCTCCAACACTATTTGCAGTGCACTCAACCTTTGCGAATCAGCTGATGAAGATGCTATGACAG GCAACGAACTGGAGTCGAAGGAACAACAGCGAGAGCGGATCAGCATAAGCGGACTCTTCAAATTGTGCCCCCATCTCATCGATTACATTGCCCATCGGGTTGGTGCAGACAAGTCGAAACCTCACATTGAGCATCTGATGCACGAAGGGTGCGACCATCTTCCACACGCTTTGTCCGGCAGGTGCGGTAACTTCATTACCAAACATGGTGATCAAATAATCCATGCGGTTGCGGAGGGTTCCGAGGATGCAGTTTGCGCTGCTATCGAGGAGAGAAGCTCTCTGTCTGTGGTGCCAGCGACTCAGGAAG ATGAGGAATTCCGAGGTATCCAGGAGGATTCCGCTCGTGGAGCGCGAAGTGTTGTGGGATGCTTGGCCTGCGAAGCACTTGTCGATCTTTTGGAACACGAAATAGGCACCGACAGATCCAGAGACCGCATCAAGAACGCCCTGAACGGTGCATGCGGTCGCATTGGACGCTTCTCCGGAGACTGTGAGAGCTTGGTTCAAAACCATGCCGATGAACTGATTGACGCAATTTCCAATGGAGGTCACGCTAAGGATGTATGCAAATTCGCAAAAGCTTGCAGACGATCCGCGAGGAACGCAGATTTGCAAG GCAACGAACTGGAGTCGAAGGAACAACAGCGAGAGCGGATCAGCATAAGCGGACTCTTCAAATTGTGCCCCCATCTCATCGATTACATTGCCCATCGGGTTGGTGCAGACAAGTCGAAACCTCACATTGAGCATCTGATGCACGAAGGGTGCGACCATCTTCCACACGCTTTGTCCGGCAGGTGCGGTAACTTCATTACCAAACATGGTGATCAAATAATCCATGCGGTTGCGGAGGGTTCCGAGGATGCAGTTTGCGCTGCTATCGAGGAGAGAAGCTCTCTGTCTGTGGTGCCAGCGACTCAGGAAG ATGAGGAATTCCGAGGTATCCAGGAGGATTCCGCTCGTGGAGCGCGAAGTGTTGTGGGATGCTTGGCCTGCGAAGCACTTGTCGATCTTTTGGAACACGAAATAGGCACCGACAGATCCAGAGACCGCATCAAGAACGCCCTGAACGGTGCATGCGGTCGCATTGGACGCTTCTCCGGAGACTGTGAGAGCTTGGTTCAAAACCATGCCGATGAACTGATTGACGCAATTTCCAATGGAGGTCACGCTAAGGATGTATGCAAATTCGCAAAAGCTTGCAGACGATCCGCGAGGAACGCAGATTTGCAAG GCAACGAACTGGAGTCGAAGGAACAACAGCGAGAGCGGATCAGCATAAGCGGACTCTTCAAATTGTGCCCCCATCTCATCGATTACATTGCCCATCGGGTTGGTGCAGACAAGTCGAAACCTCACATTGAGCATCTGATGCACGAAGGGTGCGACCATCTTCCACACGCTTTGTCCGGCAGGTGCGGTAACTTCATTACCAAACATGGTGATCAAATAATCCATGCGGTTGCGGAGGGTTCCGAGGATGCAGTTTGCGCTGCTATCGAGGAGAGAAGCTCTCTGTCTGTGGTGCCAGCGACTCAGGAAG ATGAGGAATTCCGAGGTATCCAGGAGGATTCCGCTCGTGGAGCGCGAAGTGTTGTGGGATGCTTGGCCTGCGAAGCACTTGTCGATCTTTTGGAACACGAAATAGGCACCGACAGATCCAGAGACCGCATCAAGAACGCCCTGAACGGTGCATGCGGTCGCATTGGACGCTTCTCCGGAGACTGTGAGAGCTTGGTTCAAAACCATGCCGATGAACTGATTGACGCAATTTCCAATGGAGGTCACGCTAAGGATGTATGCAAATTCGCAAAAGCTTGCAGACGATCCGCGAGGAACGCAGATTTGCAAG GCAACGAACTGGAGTCGAAGGAACAACAGCGAGAGCGGATCAGCATAAGCGGACTCTTCAAATTGTGCCCCCATCTCATCGATTACATTGCCCATCGGGTTGGTGCAGACAAGTCGAAACCTCACATTGAGCATCTGATGCACGAAGGGTGCGACCATCTTCCACACGCTTTGTCCGGCAGGTGCGGTAACTTCATTACCAAACATGGTGATCAAATAATCCATGCGGTTGCGGAGGGTTCCGAGGATGCAGTTTGCGCTGCTATCGAGGAGAGAAGCTCTCTGTCTGTGGTGCCAGCGACTCAGGAAG ATGAGGAATTCCGAGGTATCCAGGAGGATTCCGCTCGTGGAGCGCGAAGTGTTGTGGGATGCTTGGCCTGCGAAGCACTTGTCGATCTTTTGGAACACGAAATAGGCACCGACAGATCCAGAGACCGCATCAAGAACGCCCTGAACGGTGCATGCGGTCGCATTGGACGCTTCTCCGGAGACTGTGAGAGCTTGGTCCAAAACCATGCCGATGAACTGATTGACGCAATTTCCAATGGAGGTCACGCTAAGGATGTATGCAAATTCGCAAAAGCTTGCAGACGATCCGCGAGGAACGCAGATTTGCAAG GCAACGAACTGGAGTCGAAGGAACAACAGCGAGAGCGGATCAGCATAAGCGGACTCTTCAAATTGTGCCCCCATCTCATCGATTACATTGCCCATCGGGTTGGTGCAGACAAGTCGAAACCTCACATTGAGCATCTGATGCACGAAGGGTGCGACCATCTTCCACACGCTTTGTCCGGCAGGTGCGGTAACTTCATTACCAAACATGGTGATCAAATAATCCATGCGGTTGCGGAGGGTTCCGAGGATGCAGTTTGCGCTGCTATCGAGGAGAGAAGCTCTCTGTCTGTGGTGCCAGCGACTCAGGAAG ATGAGGAATTCCGAGGTATCCAGGAGGATTCCGCTCGTGGAGCGCGAAGTGTTGTGGGATGCTTGGCCTGCGAAGCACTTGTCGATCTTTTGGAACACGAAATAGGCACCGACAGATCCAGAGACCGCATCAAGAACGCCCTGAACGGTGCATGCGGTCGCATTGGACGCTTCTCCGGAGACTGTGAGAGCTTGGTTCAAAACCATGCCGATGAACTGATTGACGCAATTTCCAATGGAGGTCACGCTAAGGATGTATGCAAATTCGCAAAAGCTTGCAGACGATCCGCGAGGAACGCAGATTTGCAAG GCAACGAACTGGAGTCGAAGGAACAACAGCGAGAGCGGATCAGCATAAGCGGACTCTTCAAATTGTGCCCCCATCTCATCGATTACATTGCCCATCGGGTTGGTGCAGACAAGTCGAAACCTCACATTGAGCATCTGATGCACGAAGGGTGCGACCATCTTCCACACGCTTTGTCCGGCAGGTGCGGTAACTTCATTACCAAACATGGTGATCAAATAATCCATGCGGTTGCGGAGGGTTCCGAGGATGCAGTTTGCGCTGCTATCGAGGAGAGAAGCTCTCTGTCTGTGGTGCCAGCGACTCAGGAAG ATGAGGAATTCCGAGGTATCCAGGAGGATTCCGCTCGTGGAGCGCGAAGTGTTGTGGGATGCTTGGCCTGCGAAGCACTTGTCGATCTTTTGGAACACGAAATAGGCACCGACAGATCCAGAGACCGCATCAAGAACGCCCTGAACGGTGCATGCGGTCGCATTGGACGCTTCTCCGGAGACTGTGAGAGCTTGGTCCAAAACCATGCCGATGAACTGATTGACGCAATTTCCAATGGAGGTCACGCTAAGGATGTATGCAAATTCGCAAAAGCTTGCAGACGATCCGCGAGGAACGCAGATTTGCAAG GCAACGAACTGGAGTCGAAGGAACAACAGCGAGAGCGGATCAGCATAAGCGGACTCTTCAAATTGTGCCCCCATCTCATCGATTACATTGCCCATCGGGTTGGTGCAGACAAGTCGAAACCTCACATTGAGCATCTGATGCACGAAGGGTGCGACCATCTTCCACACGCTTTGTCCGGCAGGTGCGATAACTTCATTACCAAACATGGTGATCAAATAATCCATGCGGTTGCGGAGGGTTCCGAGGATGCAGTTTGCGCTGCTATCGAGGAGAGAAGCTCTCTGTCTGTGGTGCCAGCGACTCAGGAAG ATGAGGAATTCCGAGGTATCCAGGAGGATTCCGCTCGTGGAGCGCGAAGTGTTGTGGGTTGCTTGGCCTGCGAAGCACTTGTCGATCTTTTGGAACACGAAATAGGCACCGACAGATCCAGAGACCGCATCAAGAACGCCCTGAACGGTGCATGCGGTCGCATTGGACGCTTCTCCGGAGACTGTGAGAGCTTGGTCCAAAACCATGCCGATGAACTGATTGACGCAATTTCCAATGGAGGTCACGCTAAGGATGTATGCAAATTCGCAAAAGCTTGCAGACGATCCGCGAGGAACGCAGATTTGCAAG GCAACGAACTGGAGTCGAAGGAACAACAGCGAGAGCGGATCAGCATAAGCGGACTCTTCAAATTGTGCCCCCATCTCATCGATTACATTGCCCATCGGGTTGGTGCAGACAAGTCGAAACCTCACATTGAGCATCTGATGCACGAAGGGTGCGACCATCTTCCACACGCTTTGTCCGGCAGGTGCGGTAACTTCATTACCAAACATGGTGATCAAATAATCCATGCGGTTGCGGAGGGTTCCGAGGATGCAGTTTGCGCTGCTATCGAGGAGAGAAGCTCTCTGTCTGTGGTGCCAGCGACTCAGGAAG ATGAGGAATTCCGAGGTATCCAGGAGGATTCCGCTCGTGGAGCGCGAAGTGTTGTGGGATGCTTGGCCTGCGAAGCACTTGTCGATCTTTTGGAACACGAAATAGGCACCGACAGATCCAGAGACCGCATCAAGAACGCCCTGAACGGTGCATGCGGTCGCATTGGACGCTTCTCCGGAGACTGTGAGAGCTTGGTCCAAAACCATGCCGATGATCTGATTGACGCAATTTCCAATGGAGGTCACGCTAAGGATGTATGCAAATTCGCAAAAGCTTGCAGACGATCCGCGAGGAACGCAGATTTGCAAG GCAACGAACTGGAGTCGAAGGAACAACAGCGAGAGCGGATCAGCATAAGCGGACTCTTCAAATTGTGCCCCCATCTCATCGATTACATTGCCCATCGGGTTGGTGCAGACAAGTCGAAACCTCACATTGAGCATCTGATGCACGAAGGGTGCGACCATCTTCCACACGCTTTGTCCGGCAGGTGCGGTAACTTCATTACCAAACATGGTGATCAAATAATCCATGCGGTTGCGGAGGGTTCCGAGGATGCAGTTTGCGCTGCTATCGAGGAGAGAAGCTCTCTGTCTGTGGTGCCAGCGACTCAGGAAG ATGAGGAATTCCGAGGTATCCAGGAGGATTCCGCTCGTGGAGCGCGAAGTGTTGTGGGATGCTTGGCCTGCGAAGCACTTGTCGATCTTTTGGAACACGAAATAGGCACCGACAGATCCAGAGACCGCATCAAGAACGCCCTGAACGGTGCATGCGGTCGCATTGGACGCTTCTCCGGAGACTGTGAGAGCTTGGTTCAAAACCATGCCGATGAACTGATTGACGCAATTTCCAATGGAGGTCACGCTAAGGATGTATGCAAATTCGCAAAAGCTTGCAGACGATCCGCGAGGAACGCAGATTTGCAAG GCAACGAACTGGAGTCGAAGGAACAACAGCGAGAGCGGATCAGCATAAGCGGACTCTTCAAATTGTGCCCCCATCTCATCGATTACATTGCCCATCGGGTTGGTGCAGACAAGTCGAAACCTCACATTGAGCATCTGATGCACGAAGGGTGCGACCATCTTCCACACGCTTTGTCCGGCAGGTGCGGTAACTTCATTACCAAACATGGTGATCAAATAATCCATGCGGTTGCGGAGGGTTCCGAGGATGCAGTTTGCGCTGCTATCGAGGAGAGAAGCTCTCTGTCTGTGGTGCCAGCGACTCAGGAAG ATGAGGAATTCCGAGGTATCCAGGAGGATTCCGCTCGTGGAGCGCGAAGTGTTGTGGGATGCTTGGCCTGCGAAGCACTTGTCGATCTTTTGGAACACGAAATAGGCACCGACAGATCCAGAGACCGCATCAAGAACGCCCTGAACGGTGCATGCGGTCGCATTGGACGCTTCTCCGGAGACTGTGAGAGCTTGGTTCAAAACCATGCCGATGAACTGATTGACGCAATTTCCAATGGAGGTCACGCTAAGGATGTATGCAAATTCGCAAAAGCTTGCAGACGATCCGCGAGGAACGCAGATTTGCAAG GCAACGAACTGGAGTCGAAGGAACAACAGCGAGAGCGGATCAGCATAAGCGGACTCTTCAAATTGTGCCCCCATCTCATCGATTACATTGCCCATCGGGTTGGTGCAGACAAGTCGAAACCTCACATTGAGCATCTGATGCACGAAGGGTGCGACCATCTTCCACACGCTTTGTCCGGCAGGTGCGATAACTTCATTACCAAACATGGTGATCAAATAATCCATGCGGTTGCGGAGGGTTCCGAGGATGCAGTTTGCGCTGCTATCGAGGAGAGAAGCTCTCTGTCTGTGGTGCCAGCGACTCAGGAAG ATGAGGAATTCCGAGGTATCCAGGAGGATTCCGCTCGTGGAGCGCGAAGTGTTGTGGGATGCTTGGCCTGCGAAGCACTTGTCGATCTTTTGGAACACGAAATAGGCACCGACAGATCCAGAGACCGCATCAAGAACGCCCTGAACGGTGCATGCGGTCGCATTGGACGCTTCTCCGGAGACTGTGAGAGCTTGGTCCAAAACCATGCCGATGATCTGATTGACGCAATTTCCAATGGAGGTCACGCTAAGGATGTATGCAAATTCGCAAAAGCTTGCAGACGATCCGCGAGGAACGCAGATTTGCAAG GCAACGAACTGGAGTCGAAGGAACAACAGCGAGAGCGGATCAGCATAAGCGGACTCTTCAAATTGTGCCCCCATCTCATCGATTACATTGCCCATCGGGTTGGTGCAGACAAGTCGAAACCTCACATTGAGCATCTGATGCACGAAGGGTGCGACCATCTTCCACACGCTTTGTCCGGCAGGTGCGGTAACTTCATTACCAAACATGGTGATCAAATAATCCATGCGGTTGCGGAGGGTTCCGAGGATGCAGTTTGCGCTGCTATCGAGGAGAGAAGCTCTCTGTCTGTGGTGCCAGCGACTCAGGAAG ATGAGGAATTCCGAGGTATCCAGGAGGATTCCGCTCGTGGAGCGCGAAGTGTTGTGGGATGCTTGGCCTGCGAAGCACTTGTCGATCTTTTGGAACACGAAATAGGCACCGACAGATCCAGAGACCGCATCAAGAACGCCCTGAACGGTGCATGCGGTCGCATTGGACGCTTCTCCGGAGACTGTGAGAGCTTGGTTCAAAACCATGCCGATGAACTGATTGACGCAATTTCCAATGGAGGTCACGCTAAGGATGTATGCAAATTCGCAAAAGCTTGCAGACGATCCGCGAGGAACGCAGATTTGCAAG GCAACGAACTGGAGTCGAAGGAACAACAGCGAGAGCGGATCAGCATAAGCGGACTCTTCAAATTGTGCCCCCATCTCATCGATTACATTGCCCATCGGGTTGGTGCAGACAAGTCGAAACCTCACATTGAGCATCTGATGCACGAAGGGTGCGACCATCTTCCACACGCTTTGTCCGGCAGGTGCGGTAACTTCATTACCAAACATGGTGATCAAATAATCCATGCGGTTGCGGAGGGTTCCGAGGATGCAGTTTGCGCTGCTATCGAGGAGAGAAGCTCTCTGTCTGTGGTGCCAGCGACTCAGGAAG ATGAGGAATTCCGAGGTATCCAGGAGGATTCCGCTCGTGGAGCGCGAAGTGTTGTGGGATGCTTGGCCTGCGAAGCACTTGTCGATCTTTTGGAACACGAAATAGGCACCGACAGATCCAGAGACCGCATCAAGAACGCCCTGAACGGTGCATGCGGTCGCATTGGACGCTTCTCCGGAGACTGTGAGAGCTTGGTCCAAAACCATGCCGATGAACTGATTGACGCAATTTCCAATGGAGGTCACGCTAAGGATGTATGCAAATTCGCAAAAGCTTGCAGACGATCCGCGAGGAACGCAGATTTGCAAG GCAACGAACTGGTGTCGAAGGAACTACAGCGAGAGCGGCTCATCCTTGGGGGTCTCTTCGATCTGTGCCCCCCTCTCATTGATTACATTGCCCGTCGGGTTGGTGCAGACAAGTCGAAACCTCACATTGAGCATCTGATGCACGAAGGGTGCGACCATCTTCCACAAGTTGTCTCCGGCAGATGTGATATCTTCATTAACAAACACGGTGATCAAATAATCAGTGCGGTTGCAGAAGGGTCCGAGTATGCTGTTTGCGCTGCTATTGAGGAGGGAATCGTTCTGGCTGTGGCGCCAAAAAGAAGCAACAGACAAAGTCTGAGGCAGAACGCTGTTTTGGGAAAGGATAAGTGTACATGGGGACCCGCGTACTGGTGCTCTAGTGATGAACATGCCCGCGAGTGTGGA GCTGTGCAATATTGCCGGAAACAAAGTTTGAGGCAGAGCCCTGCTTTGGGAAAGGATAAGTGTACATGGGGACCCGCGTACTGGTGCTCGAGTGATGAACATGCCCGCGAGTGTGGA ACTGTAGAATATTGCCAGAAACATAGTTTGAGGCAGAGCCCTGCTTTGGGAAAGGATAAGTGCACATGGGGACCCGCGTACTGGTGCTCGAGTGATGAACATGCCCGCGAGTGTGGA ACTGTAGAATATTGCCGGAGACAAAGTTTGAGGCAGAGCCCTGTTTTGGGGAAAGATAAGTGTACATGGGGACCCTCGTATTGGTGCTCGAGTGATGAACATGCCCGCGAGTGTGGA ACTGTAGAATATTGCCGGAGACAAAGTTTGAGGCAGAGCCCTGTTTTGGGGAAAGATAAGTGTACATGGGGACCCTCGTATTGGTGCTCTAGTGATGAGCATGCCCGTGAGTGTGGA CTTGTTGAATATTGCAAAGGCGAAGCTCtaggaaaaaataaatgtacatgGGGACCCTCATACTGGTGTTCTAGTGACGAAAACGCTCGTCTGTGTGGA ACTGTAGAATATTGCCGGAAACAAAGTTTGAGGCAGAGTACTGCTTTGGGTAAAGATAAGTGTACTTGGGGGCCCTCGTATTGGTGCTCTAGTGATGAACATGCTCGTAATTGCGGG ACTGTTGAATATTGCAAAAACGAAGCTTTAGGGAAGAATAAGTGTACATGGGGACCCTCATACTGGTGTTCTAGTGATGAAAATGCTCAGCAGTGCGGT ACTGTTGAATATTGTCAGAAACAAGAATTGGGAAGAGACAAGTGTACATGGGGTCCTTCATATTGGTGTGCTAGTGATGAAAATGCTCGTCAGTGCGGA gtTGTTGGATATTGCAAGCAATAA